A DNA window from Shewanella baltica contains the following coding sequences:
- a CDS encoding DUF2057 domain-containing protein: MKYQSILCATALILGAVQPATADVNLNLPKNAEVLTVNGKPAVKSSNLVLADGINQIAFRYAAQYRQQADSVHYLSDVLIVRFDASAQTLTLTLPAINSARDAKKFDESPKLALSNTQDEAVSFTSDKLIKNGIQLGRDFEHEILQYNLSNHPASLNLTMNTATTQPNDAIAPVLASQPQIRQTAAVTSTNLIAPAVMSSATTTVNDKSQPTTSVTSTTEPSQAEISQLLDYWYKQANDNTKASFKAKINKE; this comes from the coding sequence ATGAAATATCAATCAATCTTATGTGCCACCGCGTTAATACTGGGCGCTGTGCAGCCAGCAACAGCCGATGTTAATCTCAATCTGCCTAAAAATGCTGAAGTGTTAACGGTCAATGGCAAGCCAGCAGTAAAGAGTAGCAACCTTGTTTTAGCCGATGGTATCAATCAAATTGCCTTCCGTTATGCCGCGCAATACAGGCAACAAGCTGACTCAGTGCATTATCTATCCGACGTGCTCATCGTCCGTTTTGATGCGTCAGCACAAACACTTACCCTGACACTTCCCGCCATCAACTCAGCCAGAGATGCCAAGAAATTTGATGAGTCACCCAAGCTGGCACTATCAAATACTCAAGATGAAGCGGTGAGTTTTACCAGCGATAAATTGATTAAGAATGGGATCCAACTGGGACGGGATTTCGAACACGAGATACTGCAGTACAACCTTAGCAATCATCCGGCTTCATTAAATCTCACTATGAATACCGCGACAACACAACCAAACGACGCCATTGCACCAGTATTGGCAAGCCAACCACAAATACGCCAAACAGCAGCAGTCACATCCACGAACTTGATAGCACCAGCAGTAATGTCGTCAGCAACCACAACAGTCAATGACAAGAGTCAACCAACCACTTCAGTGACTTCTACAACCGAACCTAGCCAAGCTGAAATTAGTCAACTGCTTGATTACTGGTACAAACAAGCTAACGACAATACCAAAGCCAGCTTCAAAGCCAAAATCAATAAAGAGTGA
- a CDS encoding bifunctional 2',3'-cyclic-nucleotide 2'-phosphodiesterase/3'-nucleotidase has product MLNKKILAVMITAALGVSACNSDDDKVVQADLRVLETTDLHTNIMDFNYYSGKDDPTIGLARTASLIHAARNEAKNSVLVDNGDLLQGSPMGDYMAKVGLQMGDVHPAYKAMNLLDYEVGNIGNHEFNYGLDFLNKSISGADFPYINSNVYCADDNGCWKEVKKGEHLFTPYIIKQKIIIDSEGNNQTINIGYIGFVPPQILLWDKQNLTGKVTVEDIVTTAKKYVPEMKAKGADIIIAIPHSGIGSTENPGDPMAENATYALTYVDGIDAILFGHSHSIFPDAKYADLPNTDVTKGLLNGVPAVMPGRWGDNLGVVDFKLERRDDKWHVLSAKTQARPIYDGANKAPLVEADAAIHDAVAAEHQGTLAFVDEPIGVAAADMYSFLTLVQDDPTVQIVSDAQIANVKAKLPAALKGLPVLSASAPFKAGGRHGTTSDADQFVQVDKGPLTFKNAADLYLYPNTMVAVKATGAELKDWLECSANQFNQIDPAKTTPQGLINWDGHPTYNFDVLDGLTYKIDVTQPSKFDRDCAVVNANANRIVDLSYKDENGKVITGEEFAAKEFIVASNNYRAFGGKFAGTGSDHVVLELPDTNREALAAYITAQSQYNETTGKYEGMVNPSADYNWDFKTITTNVTLDVRFETQDSDKAAAFIEANKQREMKKISKDELGFAVYSINLTK; this is encoded by the coding sequence CGACAAAGTCGTTCAAGCCGATTTACGGGTACTCGAAACCACAGATCTGCACACAAATATCATGGATTTCAACTACTACAGTGGTAAAGACGATCCCACAATCGGTCTTGCCCGCACTGCAAGCTTGATCCACGCTGCACGCAACGAAGCCAAGAATAGCGTCCTCGTTGATAACGGCGATCTACTGCAAGGCAGCCCTATGGGCGATTATATGGCCAAAGTTGGCCTGCAAATGGGCGATGTTCACCCTGCTTATAAAGCCATGAACCTATTAGATTATGAAGTCGGCAATATCGGTAATCATGAATTTAACTATGGTTTAGATTTCTTAAATAAATCCATTAGTGGTGCAGATTTCCCTTATATCAACTCAAACGTTTATTGCGCCGACGATAATGGTTGCTGGAAAGAAGTTAAAAAAGGTGAGCATTTATTCACCCCTTATATCATCAAACAAAAAATTATTATCGACAGCGAAGGCAATAATCAAACCATTAACATTGGTTATATTGGTTTTGTGCCACCGCAAATTCTATTGTGGGATAAACAAAATCTGACGGGAAAAGTGACGGTTGAAGATATCGTTACCACCGCGAAAAAATATGTCCCAGAAATGAAAGCCAAAGGGGCCGATATCATTATCGCCATTCCACACTCTGGCATTGGTTCGACGGAAAATCCTGGCGATCCTATGGCTGAAAACGCCACTTACGCTTTGACTTATGTTGACGGTATCGATGCGATTCTATTCGGCCACAGCCACTCTATCTTCCCAGATGCTAAGTATGCCGACTTACCCAATACCGATGTCACTAAAGGCCTACTGAACGGCGTCCCCGCAGTGATGCCAGGTCGTTGGGGTGATAACTTAGGGGTGGTTGACTTTAAACTTGAGCGTAGAGATGACAAGTGGCATGTCCTTAGTGCCAAAACGCAAGCTCGACCTATATATGATGGCGCAAATAAAGCCCCATTAGTTGAAGCGGATGCTGCTATTCACGATGCTGTCGCAGCCGAGCACCAAGGTACCCTCGCCTTTGTGGATGAACCTATCGGTGTCGCCGCGGCGGACATGTATAGCTTCCTTACCTTAGTGCAGGACGACCCAACGGTACAAATCGTTTCAGATGCGCAAATCGCTAACGTGAAAGCGAAATTACCTGCAGCATTAAAAGGGCTGCCAGTACTGTCAGCTTCTGCTCCTTTTAAAGCGGGCGGTCGCCACGGTACAACCAGCGATGCCGATCAATTTGTGCAAGTCGATAAAGGTCCACTGACCTTTAAAAACGCCGCCGATCTGTACCTGTATCCCAACACTATGGTGGCAGTCAAAGCGACGGGCGCCGAATTGAAAGATTGGCTTGAGTGCTCAGCCAACCAGTTCAATCAAATCGACCCAGCAAAAACCACCCCACAAGGGTTAATCAACTGGGATGGTCATCCAACCTATAACTTCGACGTACTCGATGGCTTAACCTACAAGATTGATGTCACTCAACCGAGTAAGTTTGACCGCGATTGCGCCGTCGTTAATGCCAATGCGAACCGTATCGTTGATTTAAGCTATAAAGACGAAAACGGTAAAGTCATCACAGGTGAAGAATTTGCCGCGAAAGAGTTTATCGTCGCCTCAAATAACTACCGCGCCTTTGGTGGTAAGTTTGCTGGTACGGGTAGCGACCATGTCGTGCTTGAACTGCCCGATACCAACCGTGAGGCGTTAGCGGCTTATATTACAGCGCAATCTCAGTACAACGAAACCACGGGTAAGTACGAAGGTATGGTCAATCCAAGTGCCGATTACAACTGGGATTTCAAAACCATCACGACCAACGTCACATTAGACGTTCGCTTCGAAACCCAAGACAGTGACAAAGCCGCTGCCTTTATCGAAGCCAATAAACAACGTGAAATGAAGAAGATCAGCAAGGATGAACTGGGTTTCGCCGTTTATAGCATCAACCTAACCAAATAA